The Artemia franciscana chromosome 9, ASM3288406v1, whole genome shotgun sequence region TTCACATGTCAAGATCTTATAAAGGGGTttaattagttttcttaaaattgcaaTGTAttccccccttttcaaaaatttgatttataatcttcagtaatttactTCTTACTTCACAAACACCatatttaaacaagagctaagagctcatatggcacttatgacgaggtcggaagagctcatatggtatgagctctagcaaaattctaagaatcaatacattaatttcaaagaaaaatcagaggcttaatgctggtcgggatttaaaataagagctctgagtcacaaggtgcttctaaatatcaaaattcattaagatccaattacccacttgtaagttaaaaccacctcattttttctaattattcctctcccttcagccccccagatggtcgaatcagggaaaacgactttatcaagtcaatttatgaaGCTCTCTTGACAcgcataccaattttcatcatcctagcacgtccagaagcaccaaactcgccaaagcactgaaccccaccacctaactccaccaaagagagcagatccagtccggttacgtcaatcacatatcgatttccggtttccccatccaactccctccaatgtcaaaagatctgtcgggatttgaaataagagctctgagacatcgagttccttctaaaaatcaaatttcattaagatccagtcacccactcttaagttaaaaatacctcaatttttctgatttttccaaattaacatcccccagctccctcaaagagaacagattcataccaattatgtcaatcttgtatctataacttgtgcttattcttcccattaagtttcatcccaatctctccactctaagggttttccaagatttccagtttccaagatttctgtttccccctccaaccctctatgtcctcggatccgattcaaattgaaaatggggtatctaagacataagattcttttatatatcaagtttcattaagatctgatcaccaatTCGTAAAATACcttgattttcacgtttttcaagaattctggtttttccctccaactcccttcaatgtcaccgtatctggtcgagatttaaaaattagagttctaaagcacaagatccttctagatatcaaatttcattaagatctgaccacctgttcataagttaaaaatacctcattttttctaatttttcagagttactCCCCCCCctactccaccaaagagagcggatccggtccggttatgtcagtcacctatcttggactagtgcttattctttccaccaagtttcatcctgatctctctgctttaagcgttttccaagatttccaatcccccacccctaatgacactggatccgtcaggatttaaaataagagatctgagtttcgaggtccttctaaatatgaaatttcattacattacgatcactcttttgtaagtcaaaaatacctcattttttctattttttagaattaaccccccccccccaactcccccaaagagagcagctccgttccagttatgtcaatcctgtatctaggacttctgcttatttttcccaccaagtttcaccccgatccctccactctaagcgtttcccaagattttaggttcccccccaacttccccttcaccggatccgctcgggatttaaaataagaactctgagacatgatattcttctaaacctcaagtttcattaagatccaatcactccttggtaagttaaaaatatctattttttttaatttttcagaattaaccctccttccccaactcccccaaagagagcagatccattcctgttatttcaatcacgtatctaggacttatggttatttttaccaccaagtttcatcccaatccctccacactaagcgttttccaagattttaggtccctccccaaactccctccaatgtaactggatctggtcaggatttaaaataagagccctgagacaggatatccttccaaaaatccaatttcattaagatcccatcactccttcttatgttaaaaatacacCATTTTTTCATAACTAGccctcccctccaactcccccaaaaagagcggatctgttctggttatgttaatcacgtatctaggacttgtgcttatttttcccaccaagattCATCTCAATCCCTCaattataagcgttttccaagattttaggttcccccctcaattcccccaaatgtcaccatatccattcgggatttaaaataaaatatctgagacacgatatccttccaaacttcaaatttcattaagatccaatcatttttcccaccaagtttcatcctgatccctccattctaagcattttccaagatttaacccccccccccaaatccccccaacgtcaccagatctggtgagaatttaaattaagaactctaaaacacaatatccttccaaacatcaaatttcatttttcttttaaattaatgtattgattcttagaattttgctagagctcataccatatgagctcttggctcttctgacctcgtcataagtgccatctgagctcttagctcttgtttaaatatGGTGTTTGTGAAGTAAGAagtaaattactgaagattataaatcaaatttttgaaaaggggggaaTACATagcaattttaagaaaactaattaaACCCCTTTATAAGATCTTGACATGTGAAAGTAAAGTCTAATAAAGTTATTCCTAACTTTTTAGTGGCTGTAGGGAGTAAATTTAGTGATTTCGTAGCTCTGTAACTCGAATTTACATTGGTTTATCTCTATAACCTGTTACCTTTTTAAGTCTATGAAGAACGACCTCTATAACTTGAACTGTGCATATTTCGCAAACTATGTATTGTAAAAACATTGACAGTTTGTGTATTTGTTATGTTATTGATCAAGAGCATGGTTAACTTAGGATTTTTCTAATTCAAGTACATGCTGttaatagtttaattttttactaacaggTTATCTCTATAACCTgttacctttttaagtcaaTGAAGGATTTACATTTGATTTATCTCTATAActtgttacttttttaagtcTAGGGAGAATTTACATTCAGTTTATCTCTATAActtgttacttttttaagtcTAGGGAGAATTTACATTCGGTTTATCTCTATAACTTGTTACCTTTTTAATTCTATGAAGAACGACCTCTACAATTCGAACTATGCATAGGTTCAACTATACGTAACTCAAGGAAAAATCGTAGTCCCATGAATTTGAACTAGCGAGAGTCGACTCTACTTGGTTTTCTAAATCTAGAGTCAAATAAAGATAGACTCGAACAAGATTCTTTTGTCTAagttctctaaaaaaaaattttgtctaagttatgagttttttttttgtgtgcaaAAGTTCAGAGAGGTAGTAGACTTGTCTTGTATGCGGTATTTTTTAGCCTTAGAAATAGGGAAAGACTAGAGATTGGAACTTACCAAAACCTTTGCAGGATGTAAATTAGTTAAGTACCCATTTAAAACTTTCATTGACTGAACTCAACAGCCCTCCAAGATAGCAAAACTCCTTCATTTAGAAATctgcttttataaatttttctttcaaaggttttaaaagttttgaaagaatGTATTgaatttataaagaaaaaaatctccatATGGTTTAAAAGCTGCTCAGTCGTTGAAATTGTGCTTTCAAAacttaagagtcaaagtaaaGTAGAATCAGAATTAAGGAAAGAATTTTTACTTGAAAATCCACTTTCTGTTCTGGACAGGAAATGTCTTCTATACAATcttgaaagcttcaaaaaaaaggaaaggagtACAATCCTTTCCTTCTCCCAAGAAAGGCGTTGGGTATAAGGTCTGGTATATATTTATTAAGTCTGGTCTGGTAATGTtggtatatatttattaaatgtaTGTTATTTGTTAAAAGGGCTGGTTTTATCAACTCACAGTTTATTTCCACGACTTTTGAAAGAtgcttaatattatttattgaaaaagaaatttactcTCTCAAATATAGCCAAAGGTTTAACTTATGTAAATTGCAGTGCGTTAGGTTAATAGAATGTGAATTGTAACATTTAtgaattatatatttgcatattacaattataatataaaacacaacaaatgttatcaaaaatatcaatttccgaaatgcatctgttttccttttttgcaaATTCAGTGTTTTGTTCAGGAATGGATAAGGACACAATGACTTTTAACTTTtgctttaaattaaaacttttccaGCTTTTCTTCCAGTAAAACAAAAGTACACGTCTTTGGTACCCGAGTCAGGCCTCAATAGGTCTAGTGTCGGAATAATAACCTTACTGATTCTGGtacctaaaaaaattgaagatatctAAAATCATGGTGCTAGTTACTAATTTGGGCGGTCTTGCAAATGGATAAAGTAATATAGGTAACATGATTGTACATTGGATGGGTACCTCTGGAATGACCTAgcctacttttaaaaaatggttTGCTTGGGAAACATTAGTCAATAAcgtaaatggaaaaagaaatacagAATAACTGTTCTTTATGCactgcctccccccccccactaagaGGCGAAGgttaagaaacaataaaaatttctgCCTTCTGCAAAATATTTGTGGTTGCTTCCATTGGGATGGTTatgccaatttaaaaaaaaaactgtttgaaatgcacATTTCTTCTTTATCCTCATCTTAGGCCCTCTCTATTCCTAAGAACTTCTTAGAATAATTTAGGCTTTAGATCCatcccccaaagcccccccccctcgaacaactcaactactttccaaTGTAGCCGAAAGTCCTACAATCGGATTCTTTCCATTAGGCAGTATATCTGGGAACACTGGTAAGGGGGACGgtggtgccccccccccccggaaaacaAAAGACGttgaaacaaaacacacaaaataagaaaatgcaaaatattCCCATTCAAATCTAGctaaaaactatgttttttgtAGCCCTTGCTCCCTTTATCccttataatttttcctttgaGTACTCATaagtagaaaatatattttacagagtttataaattgttggaaaattaaaatttaagaataagtTAAGATCTCTACCTCCACACCTAGTCCTTTTTAAGGCAAGCTGGCAGTATCTCTTCCCTTTTTTTGTGAAGCTTATTATTGATCTGGCTTTTTATTCTTGCAACCCATGATGTCATTTGCATTTctcatttgaaatttatttctcaTTTGAAATCAACCCATCAGTGCATGCCTTTATTGGTTTGAGGCAAGATTCCCCATATCCTGGTGCACCCTGACTGTTCTATTCATTTTGACGTCCCTTGATGAGTTTTatctgaaaaaagtaaatgaagcCAAGGTCTTAGCGGGACTTACAAAAATCTCTCTTTTTCAGGTAACAGGAATGGCAGTACCTATTACGAACTTTTTGACTTTCCATCCAACCCAGCAAGGAAGAATGCTTGGATTACAAGAATCAAATCCATTTATCTAGATTGGCGCTACCTCCCCTCATCAAAAGTCTGTGGGTTAcatttccatgaacaaaaaccaTCAGCTTTTCCTGAGCACAATGACTTTTGTCCCACTATTTTCCCAGTTCCAGTTGCTGATGAAAGGGATATACCATCTCATACTGAAGGGAATTTGATTTTAAACGAGTCACAGGAGAATTGCAACTTATGTCAGTGTTGTCGAGGTAAAGATGCCAGAATACGAGAGTTAAATTCTGCTGCTTCCAGGTACATAGAAGCAAATAGGCAGCTGTCAACAGAAAACTCACAGATGGTGTGCGAGTTGGGCATGTTgagagaaagaataaaaacttttgaaggAGCTATAACAAAGCCTTGTAAAACTGAGCATGTTCTGAATGTCAAcatcaaaatgttgaaaaaacaattgATGGAAGAGAGAATGAAAGTGGCTGAGCTTGAGCAGAAATTCGCCCTGAAGCTAGTTGAACTTGGTGAATTGCAAAAAGAATTTGCTAAGTGTAAACAGAAAGAAGCAAAAGATCTTAAATTTGATGAGAGAAAAATGTATGAacttgaaaatgaaaagaaaaactcaatTCAGCTGAAACTTgaaattcaaaacttaaaagagaataaaaaagtgTTAAAAGCAGAAGTATCTAGCTTAAGGGAAACCATCACCATACAGGCTGATAAGataaaaaatctggaaaaagaGTATGGGTGCTTTAGTGTCAGATTAATGAGGCAAAGTCAGCCgaatttgagaaagaaaaaagttggGGAGGTCTCTTCAGGAGGTGTCAAAGGGCTAATGAAAAGAGGTATTGTTCtagaaaaaataggaaaaccAACTCAACAATTAcgtaaaaggaaaatcaaatgTAATGATGATGCTGATGATGACCTCATGGATGATGTTGTGTTAAGTGAAATtgtgaaatcaaaaattaagagGGATCCATCAGATGATGAAAGTGAAGACAATAGTCACGGTAAAGATAATTTCTTTACTGAACATGTAGATTTGTCGTTTGATGACAACTGAGGTATCAGTTTAAGTAACAGTTGTGGGTCTGAagttttcaactaattttggtTTCTCTTTCCCTGCCTGATGAAATTTTATAgagatttctattattattagtttttttgttgtcaTTAAATAGTTTTGTGAAAAATATCCTTATGGGTTGTACTTCAGTATATAAATTGTATAtgtatttgagtatttaatTTTGGGGTGTAGGGAGAGATGTTTTGCCCATCGAATGTAATGTACTGAAGGATgaagacaaatgaaaaagaaaaaatgtaagaataaaaaactttaacaaacACAGTGAAACTCCTATAATACTCCTAAGTACTTTCCCACTATCCTTGCATATAAAATGCTCATTTGTCAACAGCAAAAATCTTTTCTTCATTTGCTGgcggaaaaaaaatcttttgctctcctaattcaatgaaaaatcaaattcaaatgtCAAAAACACTTTAAGTGGCTttcattgtcacttgtcttctaatcaAGGCTGTGTGAAGTCCCAGCGAAGAAGCAGGTTGATTTAAATCATCCTGCAATTCTTGCATTTTCTTGTAACCTTTGGCATACTAGATTGTGTCTCACAATATTTCTTCTAGGAGATCCATAAGGTTACGAGAGATTCAATAATTTAAAGGACGTATAAGGTGTTCTTCAACAGTTTCATAAGGATCTAAAATGTACATTTGACCACATGAAGGTAGTTCAAAATCACCTTCAGGGGTTTGTGATAGAAACGCTacaaaattgattttgtgataaaCTTTTTCAGCTACTTTGAAACCCAAAATCTTTTGATCGTTTGCTGgcggaaaaaaatcttttgctcTTCCAATTCAAtagaaaatcaaattcaaatgtCAAAAACACTTAAGTGGCTTTCACACTACTTACATAAATTTCTATATTAAGTGATTAAATTAAGTTACGTTAACCAGTCAGACAAAATGAGTTCTTTCATCTTGGTCTTGtgtaaaaacacataaaattatCATAATCATTGTCAAAATTGACCATGAGCAAATTAttcaagaactaaaaaagtggAATGGACATTGAGATGCAAGCTCTGATCCAGCATGATAGACCATCAAGGAAAAGTGTATTAACTTAATTGGAAAATTTGTTAATTGCTTGTGCAGACATTTCATTTTGTTGCTGCTCAATTGACTTTGTCATGATGTAACATAAGCTTACATAGAATGAAGTTCTAAATAAAACTAGAGCAATAGTCGTTCTTGCGTCCCTTGTGCctgggcaaaatcttgatttgcGCCCCCCCCCTGTCTCctacaaaattttcaggccaaattatagcgaaattttcatatatccaaaaattatttttaatttattaattagttaataatattttgtttagttattttgcagtttattatttaaatgtaatttgattttatcagttaataatttattaattattttaacttGTTAATTGCACCCTgaactttattttaatgaaaaaagaaattcaaaaaatataaaatgattgtaatcaaaaattatttattgaaaatttggcgCCCCCAAAATTTCTGTGCCAAGGGCAAGTACCACTTCCCTGAAACCTGCTCTGAGCTTAAGTCTACTTGTCTCTGTCTATGTTACTGACAAAATTTGCTCAATAAGATTACATAACGTAAATTCTTAATTTATGCTACTGTGAAAGGATTTAAAGCATAGTCTGAAAAAACCATTaacataatttcttttgttttggaGCAAGTTTGGGCCCAGTGCAATAACTGACTAAGTACATTATGGTTTCCTCTGTTTCTATGGTCTGCACTTTCTCTGTTCATGTCCCTGCACTTTCACTGTTCATTTGGCACTTTCACTGTTTCATGTCAATGTGCATGTTGTCTGCATTTTCTCTGTTCATGTGGTCATGTTacactttcactgttctatatCACTGCTCATGTGTTTTGCACTTTCTCTGTTCATATGGTCATGTTACACTTTCTCTGTTCATATGGTCATGTTacactttcactgttctatatCACTGCTCATATGTTTTGCACTTTCTCTGTTCATATGGTCATGTGGCACTTTCCCTGTTTCATGTCACTGTTCATGTGTTCTGCACTTTATCTGTTCATGTGGTACTTTCACTGTTCATGTGGCCTGAACTGTCACTGTTAATGTGATCATGTAGCACTTTCACTATTTTATGTCACTGTTCAGATGGTCTGCACTTTTTTTGATTGTGTCTCGTCTTTCCCTGTTCATGTCCCTTGAAGTTTGAATTTAAAGTATTATAAGTAAACAAAATTGGTGtcaataatttttca contains the following coding sequences:
- the LOC136031006 gene encoding uncharacterized protein LOC136031006, translated to MSNLQTITMANRSKIAAERYLTDISSRCCIPGCPTGNRNGSTYYELFDFPSNPARKNAWITRIKSIYLDWRYLPSSKVCGLHFHEQKPSAFPEHNDFCPTIFPVPVADERDIPSHTEGNLILNESQENCNLCQCCRGKDARIRELNSAASRYIEANRQLSTENSQMVCELGMLRERIKTFEGAITKPCKTEHVLNVNIKMLKKQLMEERMKVAELEQKFALKLVELGELQKEFAKCKQKEAKDLKFDERKMYELENEKKNSIQLKLEIQNLKENKKVLKAEVSSLRETITIQADKIKNLEKEYGCFSVRLMRQSQPNLRKKKVGEVSSGGVKGLMKRGIVLEKIGKPTQQLRKRKIKCNDDADDDLMDDVVLSEIVKSKIKRDPSDDESEDNSHGKDNFFTEHVDLSFDDN